A region of the Ptychodera flava strain L36383 chromosome 22, AS_Pfla_20210202, whole genome shotgun sequence genome:
GTTTATCATCTATAACAATCGCGCGTTTAAATCAGGCCCCGTTCCGCTTTGGTATTTGGCATGGAAGTTGGTGACGCGACGCACCCACGCTCGAGCTCATCAAGCATTTTACCCTGCTGCAGTTTCATGGGCCACAACTTTCCCAGCGATTTTATGTTGTGGGGATAATCACCGGTCAAAGCAGTGGGCCACGGAACCACAGCAAACATAAACTCAGCCCATGCAACTCAGCTCAACCGTCTCATTTAGGTAGAAACCCTACAATTCTGAGGCTTTATGAACCGTACatgtaacaaaacaataaatcaTCAACATTAGAGCTTCGCGTGCAACACTATAGATATTATAATTGTGGCTGCTCTTTGGAATATGTGGCTAGGAACGTGACTTGTTTTATCGAGTGATCGTAGTTCTTCGATTCGAATAGATACACAGCTTTATTGTTCAGTTGGGTAATCCAACCACAGCCTCAGAAGGGGTCCAGACACTGActtggatgtaaaaaatagattggGGACAAAGTTGTGTTGGGCGacctggttttggtgcgaagtcaGTGtctgcatggatgtaaaaaatagaaatctattttttacatccatccAGACACTGACTTCGCAGCAAAACCAGGTCAACACAACTTTGTCCCCAAACCATttgtaccaaaaccacctcgtccaaGGAACTACCTTGTCGCCACTTCGCCCCAACTACTGTACCACTCCGTACTAAAACGGTTTCTGGACAACTCGACCCAAAACCGACTGGACACCAGTCAACTCGACCACAAGTCAACTTACTAAAagtaaaaccacttcgcccgaGTATGGTACcatctagccctgcgtacaggtctgtgtgttcccggcgttatcgGGCCTCCACCacccagcgttatacggcctccaccacaacgccgggaacacacagacctgtacgcagggctaggtacCATCATATTACTAccaactcgtcctaaaacaacGATGCCACGATGTATCACAGCgttgtttttacctgccacttggAAGCATTACTATGTCAGGACTTTTgggctaccacgaaccatttattcttgcTTACTATTTAATTATTCTACCATGGTAGAATAAGTGAACGGAAAGAAAAAAACGCCAACCATGGAGCTCCTTTGGTAGCGTCAAACTAAAAGCTacaatgatgtaatttttttgaaatgtgtagACTTTTCATAACTTTGGTCCTGAGATGATTTGAACAATTCAAtggcagtggttggttattttcagcttcaCCGGTTGGTGATAGTTGAGGGTGATATGGTTTGGCAGAAGAGGTTTtagtacgaggttgttttggtgcaaaGTGgatttggtgcgaaatggtatgggactaGATAGTAATGGTGCAAAGTGGTTTTGGCGCAAAGTGTCTGGGAGCCCCTCATATCAGAACTGTGGCATGCTTATCTGACTCTGTTATGACCTCCACAACAACAGTTACCTTGTTTACTGAGTTTCAGTATACTGCAGTCCATAGTCAGTCCAAACTCGGTGTCTCATATTTGCACTGGAAGCCAATGATCACATGAATCATTGGCTAAGAGAACACAAGGTCCAGATGCTTCGCTTCACACCCAGGTCATCCCACACAACTTTGTCCCCAAACCACTTTTCCTCATGTATCACTTCGTACCAAAACCATTTCGCTGAAAGTACCAGCAGACAAGCTCATCCCAAAACCACCATGggtcaaaatataattttttaacaTCATGGATTTTATTGTGTCAAAACCATTTTGGCTATCATGAACTTTTTCATCATGAACCTTACAACATAATGTAACATCTTAGCACATGCACTTATCATCAATACAAGACACATCATCAACACAGTGTACCTTTGGTCAGATTTTACACATGTAGCTTCCTCAGTAGGTGGCTGCAGTCCTCTAAGCTATATGATGTATGATAATATTGTGTGTATATTAAAATCAGCAGCCCTACCTTGTCAAGTGTGCCATTATTTACAGTACGCTCACTATACGGTATACCTACACATGCTGTTCACTCCCTGACACATAGTCCACCAGTTGTTGTAACCCTTTCAACACAGTGGTTTCATccaatcctattgttttctatggtaaagtggGACCTCTAGAGAGGGAAAagggggtgaaagggttttaATCATGGCCAGTGTCGGCAGAACAGCCGCGTCATTCCCATAATGCTATTCAGAACTAATTGACCCATGGATGTACCTATACTATTCAATTCCAGTAACTATTGCCTTCCGAAAATGGATCTGGACATGCATCAGTTCCTGTCACAGGACCCCCTCACCCTCCAGACCAAACTGTTGGTGAATCAAGCTGAAATCCAGCTCATACAGGGAATGAAGCACCTGGAAGCCGGGCGGCCTGTTGATCACCTCCTGCCCGAAATATTCGCAACTCTGCAGAAAGTTGGCAGACTCAACCCGGGAGCTGAACGCCAGCTACGCAACACACACCAGCGGTTGCTGACCCAGTTGTCGATGCATTCCAATTATGCACAGCGCTCAATGTTCCAGCCAGGGGGGGACATGTCAAGCTTCCAATACCGAGACCGCTCCCCACAGGTCGGCCGAGGGTGGTCAAGGTACCAGGACGACGATATGTACAACAGAATGGATGATCTCTATCATGATAACAGAGggggaggaggaggaagaagagGGGGAGGGTATGGTAATGACTATTTCCAAAACCAACGGAATACACAGGGATACAGACCAATAATGGTAAGCTCTTAGCagctaatattttgttttatttctttgtatgaaaattaCCGTGGTGATGACATTGAAATTGTCAAGAGCTAATTGTAGATGATGTAGTTTTTaagttaaattaaaatgaaagattacaGAGTTGGTTGTGGGATagtgttttaattatcaatgTGCTGTTGCCATGTTTTAGAATTGAATGTTAACAGAAGGACCCTGACCATTTGAACCATCGGTACCGTACAGGTTCTGTCTATATTACAACATGAATGTGCTGAGTCTATCATGTACATGATTTAAGTATGAATAACATTAACATTTACATAATgtattgtttttgagaaaatgttaaaaagctaAAATACTCACATGTAGAAATCTTCTGATTACATAAAGTAGTTCATGAAGTCATGTCTTGAAAAATCAAAGTGACAACCAATCATTCTGTCAGATAGTTTGCTCAAAATATAGGACAAGCACTCTCACAAGTATGCTTTTGAATAACGTTCTGCAGATAAGCTATTCAGAGTTACAAGATACACATACCTGCCGCCATGTATATCTGTATACTGCAGTCAACAAGCACAGCTGGGTCATGTTGACAAATAGAActatagcgctgatcgcaaatgacataATTTTTCTTGCATTAATAtgcagaaataaatatttgtttgcattttccgctagaatgacaaaagtaagacCTGCCAGTGTTACAAACGATACTAACGGTCACAGTAATTCATGGCTCacactacaagctgcaacaacagccacgcatgcaatgATAAAGTTTGTCTGAATTTCAAGCAAAAGTGTCCAAAGTCACGTGCGtgtagctatatttagtaacaaacctgaaattgcgATTCAGACTGCACTGGTATATTACACGCAACTTCCAGTAGCACTAGCTTCACCAATAATATGTATGCACTAATGCTGTGAACACTGCATATGGCTCTTGAACTGGACTTGTACATGTCTTGTAAACGTTGCATATTTTCCTATTTTCAAAACTCTGTGTTTGTTCCAGCAGGGCCAACAACAGAGATACGGTAACCAGCAACGGAATCAGAGAAGTAGGAATAGAGACAGAGATCGGCAAGGCAGGGGAGGGGGAGCGATGGGTAGAAACCAAGGAAGAGATCAGCGTCAGGACAGATCGAGAAGCAGAAGCGCCACCAAGTCTACAAGTAGGGAGAGAAGTAGAGAGAGGCAGGTAGACAAACATGGTAATAAAAAGGGTATTGAACGCCAACAAAGCAAAGGATCTTCAAAACAAGGAAGTgatgctaaccagaaaaacaaagGTCAAAAAGATGGACAGCCGTTATCAAAGCAGCCGCAGCAAGGGAAAAATGAGGTTTGTTTTCAAATCCATGCAATTCTCCCAGAGCTGAAACCTCCAttatatttgctgtaaataGGTACTAGTAGTGTCATAATACATGTTATTATGTTATAGTTTTGCCAATACCAGGGCatttgtgatgtcatcttagattattactgataatgtattatccagtattgtggccccagatgttttcttCATGTGCTGGTACAGATTCACTTTCATCATTTGCCAAAACAAagaataatagcaataatataGCCCCTCCCGGCCCCAtgatggactcaagcaaactttggaCTCCATAGTGTACTCAGCTTCGCCTTGTACAATAAGTTGTGCAGTTTCCTTTTGCTTATTATAGTCTGAGAGAGGGTACATTATTGTGTAAATATGGTAAATATCAAGATATAAACAGTATGTGAAACAGTGgttatgggtttgctcagactATAAACCATGGAGCAGTCAGCTATGATTTTGCTTTTCAATTTGGACGAAGAACCTACCTCTTCTTGTGTGATGTGTTATCAAAACGAGTAGTTTTGAAGACttttatgaaaatgtaaatttagatATATCTGTGAAATGCAGCGATATCATATCGATATTCTTAggctaattacaaaattacacattCTCACAGGTCATTAAAACCATGTTTCCACTGTTTCATCTAACTATTACTCTatgttaaagggaaacctaagtccagcgacattgaccgtttatcccttccaaaatcacccttgagtaaaatgcagctcaaatttgcaacataattgcacgcgctgacgactacggcgcgacgaaaagagaagttgaagtagacgacatttatggaaatgagctcggaatcccatgggcgcgaaagggctcatgggagaagcgtgcgtgacgtcatcggcgatacagacgattgtagcttgcagctggaggagtaccgTGAACAGTTtagcgcgttcgtaagacgactctggagagttcggacagcgatatttctgacatcgagtattacttttcccacactgaaatcaaaccatactaatttgaaccaagatatgtaataatgggaaagtatctccacacatcgttcgtAATTccgcggagggagtcactgtgcttgtacagaccccgaactggattggagaccTGACACTGAGTGACTCTGCGATCCTTCAGCGTTAcctttctaaaacagagttttctttatcagtcgcttaaaattaatttttcagtcgttcgtgaatgatacgtaaGTCGAGCTtagccagatctttaaggttgcgaaatcttcaATATACGgtatatcggaaaatatttattcgcaatttgacaaatgtatagCGTCGTCTTTTTTTCGAAGttggtgtcgaacttaggaagtcgggcttactcagatctacaaagtgatgaaatctccgatataatggatatttgcccgctatttaaaacaatagtatcgtctatattgttgtaaagaatgcatttcatacaagaccagcctaAACTCTCGACgatgtccgatatgtcctctgttcaggtctcgatcgccaagtaaaaatgtattacatgtaaagaatgttatTCCTGCAAGGCAATCCCCAACTCACGGTGATATctgatcggccctctcgacgaagttccGATTGTAGGTATGAAAGTTCGTgtggaaatttaatgaaaaaatcctttacatgtaaaaacgtatttcgtgcatgaataattctaataatgtaaaacatacagtattcttgactatcGGCCACGGATGctatgaactaagagtcggacagaggtggtCAGGTGGTCAGAACTGTTAGGcacgtggtgaaatctccgatatacatcggatatttacccaggccacattttgacaaagtagcgtctagtatcagagttaatgtccaaagtcgccgatatttatcggataaatatctgtgatttcgcagacccggcgtgccgacaccacacagtgcacgtaaatctagtatcgtctggtatcgatatcgatattagcctaggagtcccggtgcaattgatatttattgggtaaatataatatcggcgatttctcagacccgCGTGCCGATCGAGACACAtcattctcgaccgcgggccatccgggtacttgcggattcttacgtcatttttgcgtcaccgCCGTTGgaagtttgaatttttcaaccaccaaagaaatattcgaagtttcaatatacataaatgacataacttttagttctgcttttttccacacaatttctgtatcattctctcttctgtatcgtctgatctctcattcacctcgctcgtatgcgtttcacctactgacgtcactccgcggtcgagaataggcaagaagtcattccagtatcttgtaatatcaatattaccagataTAGTCACGATATCGCCTATATTTATCGTGTATATAAGAGCGATTTCGCAGATCCGGGCTGTCGAGATGAGAaccgctttgtgtagtttcgtcttcggattttagagtcccgaaatcgccaatattgacatttatctggttaaaaccggcgatagtaggctgactcagcatgtcaagatacgaaccgcattgtgtagtaccgtcttgtatcggtatcagagtcccgaaatcccttataaaatcatcctgaaagaagtagaacataactttgtatcttttgagatttaaaaactcgcccgactttctttagccactgtcttcgaaaaagctgttctgtgggacgacgataaaagctgactccgtttgttcttccttgagtgatttttgcactcaactgaataacagttaataattttttatgctactgatgagaattaaagagtcgtaacgtgcagaactgcactcctgcagtcatagactccaatgctttggtaagcggtcacacacgttcgtgtatcaccgatgacgtcacgcacgcttctcccatgagccctttcgcgcccatgggattcgagctcatttccataaatgtcgtctacttcaacttctctttcgTCGCTCcctagtcgtcggcgcgtgcaattatgttgcaaatttgagctgcattttattcaagggtgattttggaagggataaacggtcaatgtcgctgacttaggtttccctttaatggTTAAATTATGATAATGCACaaggattttgtgaaatatgtcgATGAAAACAGCCAGAGATACAGATGGGTAACTACCATCCTTATACACAGTATACATGTGGTATCTTTCAGATTCAGAAACTGTATTGTGGTGTGTGCAAGATAATGAAGACAAAACCAGCAGTAAGTTCAAATTAATATGTTCATTATTACTTGTAGTATTCTAGACATGTAGGGTGAGAAAATTACAAGTCTGTTGTATATAACCTGTAAAAGGAATATTTGGTGAGTGTACatgaatttaaccctttgagtgctttaaattttcccaccaaaattttacttttttaaaactgACAGGATAGCAGGCAACCTTAAATTTCTCCAAATAAGTGCCCCCCTCCTTATGATTAGACAAAAGTTGCACCTAGAATAATTACCATTTGAAAGAAATACGGCCAACTGAAGTTGGAATTCATGCCTTTTATTACTGAAATACCAGCAgcacaaaaatgttcaaatatttcGATAGCTAAAACTTTCATGTATCATTATATAGCACAACTGTAAGCCTGCATACAAAAGATGGTGTAAAATATCAACATCAGGAAAATGGTCTAGggtgcaaataatgacttttttgacaaaattcaaagcaaTTTACATGTACTTCTCCACAAGAAGTATTTTTGGATGAGTGTAGCGTCCATAGGTGTGTGTTGCGTGACATACATATTGCTGTAACATGTAAGCTTCTAGTGCATTTTCATCGAACAATGAGCAGTTTGATTATTGATGTATCATGAACAGAATTGGACACAATTGATGAAGTTTCTGTTGGCGAAATTATTTTCTATGTTTAACAAATGATATGTGGCCCTGTGAATCTTACTCTTCGTCACttttttcttcagagcgaaactTTTATGGTCACTATGGTCAGTTGCATTGATTGAAAGATACTGTATGTAATCAGGAAAGGGCATACTAAAATGAGAACatcaacttttgttcagatgGCTGTGTTTTTGATGTGCGTGAACATGTGCAGTGATTTTGCTAAGGCtggggaatattggtaaatgattttggaaccccggtaacattgctgctgtcCCCTATTTGATTATATTGATATAACAAGAGGAACCTCGGTAAAATGgctggggaaccccggtaacgtTTCCTGCTTACCACCCTTAACAAAACACTGATCTGTGCGTGAACATGTTTTCACATTGTCTTTTGCACACAGAATTTCTTTGGACACATTTCAAGCACTGCTCATCGAGAAAGAATGAAGCAAAAGTATCCAAACCGAAACAAAGCTGAGGAAGAAAAGATTGTGGCAAAACAACCTAaaggtgattttttttgtaatttaaatttttgaatcAACAGCCCCATGAGATGATACATGTGAGAGACTGTAGAGAAAAAACCTCAGGTTAAGTTTTTAAATGGGTGGGATCATTTTGTTCACAATCTATTTCTGTGTTTATAGTGCTGGTTATACTGTTGTTTTTTTGGGAGACAGGTCAAATGTGATCATTTGTTATCACATCTTTAATTCTGACTCTTCGTTGGGCTTTTTTTTGAGAACTTGCAAAATAGTACCCTAGTATTTGTGATTACAGCAGGAATACATTTACTTCAGTCATTATAGAAACAAATTGTTTGATTTCATTGATTGTGTATGGTGATACACATGAGTTTTAGAACAAGATCTCTCTTCTTAACTCTTTGagtaccaaagtcaatttttgttgcctttataaaatgcatccaagtcaattttttcaaacttttgcaaatattttgattaaaaagtgtagccaatgaaatgtgatatccatttggtcaaacatcaaaaaaaaatttcagaaaaattcagaaaaataagtaaaatgttgcactgaaattttggtgggaaaaatgacAGAACTCAAAGGGTTAGGCTGATTGCAAAGTTAGCTATGAGCATGCTTGGTTGACACTGccagaaacaacaaaaattcTGTCTCTAGCAATATTGAAGTAATGTAATAT
Encoded here:
- the LOC139122953 gene encoding golgin subfamily A member 6-like protein 22 isoform X2, with protein sequence MDLDMHQFLSQDPLTLQTKLLVNQAEIQLIQGMKHLEAGRPVDHLLPEIFATLQKVGRLNPGAERQLRNTHQRLLTQLSMHSNYAQRSMFQPGGDMSSFQYRDRSPQVGRGWSRYQDDDMYNRMDDLYHDNRGGGGGRRGGGYGNDYFQNQRNTQGYRPIMGQQQRYGNQQRNQRSRNRDRDRQGRGGGAMGRNQGRDQRQDRSRSRSATKSTSRERSRERQVDKHGNKKGIERQQSKGSSKQGSDANQKNKGQKDGQPLSKQPQQGKNEIQKLYCGVCKIMKTKPANFFGHISSTAHRERMKQKYPNRNKAEEEKIVAKQPKGQEYLMQAFYCSLCDMVFSDARRAMEIHCKQKHHFAKVQKHKLKLEEEKKKKEAEKSENKAEEMSTEDDQTTKDQEKPKDGEEKTNDVQEQVENKENVDQAEEEEKQVEGKEDAGQAEEVEEQVAGKEDAGQAEEEVEDDKMEGVEESKAEEGNDDGMKENEDEKTENEGQAVQTDDVKTEDLETSTTEVKEEVGTDGAETKQEVEDVKSDVAEKTEEGLEQKSNEEVKLEEGMEQEESN
- the LOC139122953 gene encoding golgin subfamily A member 6-like protein 22 isoform X1, whose translation is MDLDMHQFLSQDPLTLQTKLLVNQAEIQLIQGMKHLEAGRPVDHLLPEIFATLQKVGRLNPGAERQLRNTHQRLLTQLSMHSNYAQRSMFQPGGDMSSFQYRDRSPQVGRGWSRYQDDDMYNRMDDLYHDNRGGGGGRRGGGYGNDYFQNQRNTQGYRPIMQGQQQRYGNQQRNQRSRNRDRDRQGRGGGAMGRNQGRDQRQDRSRSRSATKSTSRERSRERQVDKHGNKKGIERQQSKGSSKQGSDANQKNKGQKDGQPLSKQPQQGKNEIQKLYCGVCKIMKTKPANFFGHISSTAHRERMKQKYPNRNKAEEEKIVAKQPKGQEYLMQAFYCSLCDMVFSDARRAMEIHCKQKHHFAKVQKHKLKLEEEKKKKEAEKSENKAEEMSTEDDQTTKDQEKPKDGEEKTNDVQEQVENKENVDQAEEEEKQVEGKEDAGQAEEVEEQVAGKEDAGQAEEEVEDDKMEGVEESKAEEGNDDGMKENEDEKTENEGQAVQTDDVKTEDLETSTTEVKEEVGTDGAETKQEVEDVKSDVAEKTEEGLEQKSNEEVKLEEGMEQEESN
- the LOC139122953 gene encoding probable serine/threonine-protein kinase kinX isoform X3; translated protein: MDLDMHQFLSQDPLTLQTKLLVNQAEIQLIQGMKHLEAGRPVDHLLPEIFATLQKVGRLNPGAERQLRNTHQRLLTQLSMHSNYAQRSMFQPGGDMSSFQYRDRSPQVGRGWSRYQDDDMYNRMDDLYHDNRGGGGGRRGGGYGNDYFQNQRNTQGYRPIMQGQQQRYGNQQRNQRSRNRDRDRQGRGGGAMGRNQGRDQRQDRSRSRSATKSTSRERSRERQVDKHGNKKGIERQQSKGSSKQGSDANQKNKGQKDGQPLSKQPQQGKNEIQKLYCGVCKIMKTKPANFFGHISSTAHRERMKQKYPNRNKAEEEKIVAKQPKGQEYLMQAFYCSLCDMVFSDARRAMEIHCKQKHHFAKVQKHKLKLEEEKKKKEAEKSENKAEEMSTEDDQTTKDQEKPKDGEEKTNDVQEQVENKENVDQAEEEEKQVEGKEDAGQAEEVEEQVADDKMEGVEESKAEEGNDDGMKENEDEKTENEGQAVQTDDVKTEDLETSTTEVKEEVGTDGAETKQEVEDVKSDVAEKTEEGLEQKSNEEVKLEEGMEQEESN